A genomic window from Cupriavidus metallidurans CH34 includes:
- the accD gene encoding acetyl-CoA carboxylase, carboxyltransferase subunit beta codes for MSWLDKLLPPKIQQTDPSTRKGIPEGLWVKCPSCEATLYRTDVEANLHVCPKCDHHMRIGSRERLDKLLDAEGRYEIGQEIVPVDALKFKDTKKYPDRIKAAMDDTGETDAMVVMGGAIHTIPVVVACFEFEFMGGSMGSVVGERFARGAQAALEQKVPFICVTATGGARMQESLLSLMQMAKTTAMLNLLSNAKLPFISVLTDPTMGGVSASFAFLGDVVIAEPKALIGFAGPRVIEQTVREKLPEGFQRAEFLMQKGAIDMIVDRRRLRAELAQLLALLQKQPADAVA; via the coding sequence ATGAGCTGGTTGGATAAACTCCTGCCTCCCAAGATTCAACAGACCGACCCCTCCACCCGCAAGGGCATTCCGGAAGGGCTGTGGGTCAAGTGCCCGTCGTGCGAGGCCACGCTGTACCGTACCGACGTCGAGGCCAATCTTCACGTCTGCCCGAAGTGCGACCACCATATGCGCATCGGTTCGCGCGAGCGCCTGGACAAGCTGCTCGACGCCGAAGGCCGCTATGAAATCGGCCAGGAAATCGTGCCGGTGGACGCCCTGAAGTTCAAGGACACCAAGAAGTACCCGGACCGTATCAAGGCCGCCATGGATGACACCGGCGAGACCGACGCGATGGTGGTGATGGGTGGCGCGATCCACACCATTCCCGTGGTCGTGGCCTGCTTCGAGTTCGAGTTCATGGGTGGTTCGATGGGCTCGGTAGTGGGCGAGCGTTTTGCCCGTGGCGCCCAGGCGGCGCTGGAGCAGAAAGTGCCGTTCATCTGCGTAACTGCCACCGGTGGCGCGCGGATGCAGGAAAGCCTGCTGTCGCTGATGCAGATGGCCAAGACCACGGCCATGCTGAACCTGCTTTCGAATGCCAAGCTGCCGTTCATCAGCGTGCTGACCGATCCGACGATGGGTGGTGTTTCGGCAAGCTTCGCGTTCTTGGGCGATGTGGTCATCGCCGAGCCGAAGGCGCTGATCGGTTTTGCCGGCCCGCGTGTGATCGAGCAGACCGTGCGCGAAAAGCTGCCGGAAGGCTTCCAGCGTGCCGAGTTCCTGATGCAGAAGGGCGCGATCGACATGATCGTGGACCGCCGCCGCCTGCGCGCCGAACTGGCGCAACTGCTGGCGCTGCTGCAGAAGCAGCCGGCTGACGCGGTAGCCTGA
- the trpA gene encoding tryptophan synthase subunit alpha, with translation MSRIQKTFAALAAQQKKGLIPFITAGDPAPALTVDLMHALVAGGADVIELGVPFSDPMADGPVIQRASERALAQGVSLTQVLAWVTEFRKTNATTPVVLMGYANPIERMGEETFAKAASAAGVDGVLVVDYPPEECESFAALMRANQMDPIFLLAPTSTDDRIAAVAKVASGYLYYVSLTGVTGSATLDLESVAARLPLIKQHANLPVGVGFGIRDAQTARAIGSVADAVVIGSRLVQLLEDAPREKAVDSLRAFIADIRQALDA, from the coding sequence ATGTCCCGTATCCAGAAGACTTTCGCGGCACTGGCCGCGCAGCAGAAGAAGGGCCTGATTCCGTTCATCACCGCCGGCGATCCGGCTCCCGCGTTGACCGTCGACCTGATGCACGCCCTCGTGGCTGGCGGCGCCGACGTGATCGAGCTTGGCGTGCCGTTTTCGGACCCGATGGCCGACGGCCCCGTGATTCAGCGCGCCTCCGAGCGCGCGCTGGCCCAGGGCGTTTCGCTGACGCAGGTGCTGGCCTGGGTGACCGAGTTCCGCAAGACGAACGCGACCACGCCGGTAGTGCTGATGGGCTACGCCAACCCGATCGAGCGCATGGGTGAGGAAACCTTCGCCAAGGCGGCCAGCGCGGCCGGCGTGGACGGCGTGCTCGTGGTCGACTACCCGCCCGAAGAGTGCGAGTCTTTCGCCGCGCTGATGCGCGCGAACCAGATGGACCCGATCTTCCTGCTGGCGCCGACCTCGACCGACGACCGTATCGCCGCGGTGGCGAAGGTGGCCAGTGGCTATCTGTACTACGTGTCGCTCACGGGCGTGACCGGCTCGGCCACGCTCGACCTCGAGAGCGTGGCTGCGCGTCTGCCGCTGATCAAGCAGCACGCGAACCTGCCCGTGGGCGTGGGTTTCGGTATCCGTGATGCGCAAACCGCACGTGCCATCGGCAGCGTGGCCGACGCCGTGGTGATTGGCAGCCGCCTGGTGCAGTTGCTTGAGGATGCGCCGCGCGAGAAGGCCGTGGACTCCCTGCGTGCCTTTATCGCCGACATCCGCCAGGCACTGGACGCCTGA
- a CDS encoding DNA-methyltransferase — translation MRTLPPNTTLPQSEAGGAGSEPFDILDTATMRLYQEDVLEGIKRIPDGSIDLVVADPPYGLGKDYGNDSDLLSGDAYLEWSERWMDAIVPKIAPRGTLYLFCTWQYSPELFVMLKRRMTMINEIIWDRRVPSMGGTTRKFSSVHDNIGFFARQRDYFFDLDPVRIPYDAETKKARSRPRFEGKKWLEVGYNPKDLWSVPRIHRQDPERADHPTQKPLEIVERMVLSSCPPGGIVLDPFTGSGTTAVACVRHGRSFVGFEMNPEYAGLVRERVTAAQPVYAPLKPQASDVADTADAANDDANEAASPVQRLI, via the coding sequence ATGCGTACGCTGCCTCCCAATACGACGCTGCCCCAGTCCGAGGCGGGCGGGGCGGGCTCGGAACCGTTCGATATTCTCGATACGGCAACCATGCGCCTCTATCAGGAAGACGTGCTCGAAGGGATCAAGCGTATCCCCGACGGCTCGATCGACCTGGTCGTGGCGGACCCGCCCTATGGCCTTGGCAAGGACTACGGCAACGATTCCGACCTGCTGTCGGGCGATGCCTATCTCGAGTGGTCGGAGCGCTGGATGGACGCGATCGTGCCCAAGATCGCGCCACGCGGCACGCTGTACCTGTTCTGCACCTGGCAGTACTCGCCCGAGCTGTTCGTCATGCTCAAGCGGCGCATGACGATGATCAACGAGATCATCTGGGATCGCCGCGTGCCGAGCATGGGCGGCACCACGCGAAAGTTCTCGTCGGTGCACGACAACATCGGTTTCTTCGCTCGTCAGCGCGACTACTTCTTCGATCTCGATCCGGTACGGATTCCGTACGACGCCGAGACCAAGAAGGCGCGCAGCCGGCCGCGCTTCGAGGGCAAGAAATGGCTCGAGGTGGGGTACAACCCGAAGGACCTGTGGAGCGTGCCGCGCATTCACCGCCAGGACCCGGAGCGGGCCGACCATCCGACGCAGAAGCCGCTCGAGATCGTCGAGCGCATGGTGCTGTCCAGCTGTCCGCCGGGCGGCATCGTGCTCGACCCATTCACGGGCAGCGGCACGACCGCCGTGGCTTGCGTCCGGCACGGCCGCAGTTTCGTCGGATTCGAGATGAATCCGGAGTACGCCGGCCTGGTGCGCGAGCGCGTGACCGCCGCGCAGCCCGTGTATGCGCCGCTCAAGCCGCAAGCGTCCGATGTCGCCGATACCGCCGACGCCGCCAATGACGATGCCAATGAAGCGGCATCGCCCGTGCAACGCCTTATCTGA
- the trpB gene encoding tryptophan synthase subunit beta, which yields MYDLPDSRGHFGPYGGTFVSETLVHALDELRDAYARYQKDPDFDAEYRRELKHFVGRPSPIYHAQRWSETLGGAQIYLKREDLNHTGAHKINNVIGQALLAKRMGKKRVIAETGAGQHGVATATIAARFGMECVVYMGSEDVRRQAANVYRMKLLGATVVPVESGSRTLKDALNEAMRDWVTNVETTFYIIGTVAGPHPYPMMVRDFQCVIGEEAKVQMPELAGRQPDAVIACVGGGSNAMGIFYPYIEHKDVQLIGVEAAGDGLDSGRHAAALIGGSPGVLHGNRTYLLQDANGQIIETHSVSAGLDYPGVGPEHAWLKDMGRAQYVPITDEEALKAFHDCCRIEGIIPALESSHAIAYACKLAPTLGRDKLLLVNLSGRGDKDMHTVAERAGLKL from the coding sequence ATGTACGACCTGCCCGATTCCCGTGGCCACTTTGGCCCCTATGGCGGTACCTTCGTTTCCGAAACCCTGGTTCACGCGCTGGACGAGTTGCGCGACGCCTACGCGCGATACCAGAAGGACCCTGATTTCGACGCCGAGTATCGCCGCGAACTGAAGCACTTCGTTGGCCGCCCGTCGCCGATCTATCACGCGCAACGCTGGAGCGAGACGCTCGGTGGCGCGCAGATCTACCTCAAGCGCGAAGACCTGAACCACACTGGCGCGCACAAGATCAACAACGTGATCGGCCAGGCGCTGCTTGCCAAGCGCATGGGCAAGAAGCGTGTGATTGCCGAAACCGGCGCGGGCCAGCATGGCGTGGCCACGGCCACGATCGCGGCGCGCTTTGGCATGGAGTGCGTGGTCTACATGGGCTCCGAGGACGTGCGCCGCCAGGCGGCCAATGTCTATCGCATGAAGCTGCTGGGCGCCACCGTGGTGCCTGTGGAAAGCGGCTCGCGCACGCTCAAGGACGCGCTCAATGAAGCGATGCGCGACTGGGTGACCAACGTCGAGACCACGTTCTACATCATCGGCACCGTGGCCGGCCCGCACCCCTACCCGATGATGGTGCGCGATTTCCAGTGCGTGATCGGCGAGGAAGCCAAGGTGCAGATGCCCGAACTCGCGGGTCGCCAGCCCGACGCCGTGATCGCGTGCGTCGGCGGCGGTTCGAACGCGATGGGCATCTTCTATCCGTATATCGAACACAAGGATGTGCAGTTGATCGGCGTGGAAGCGGCCGGTGATGGCCTGGATTCGGGTCGCCACGCTGCTGCGCTGATCGGCGGTTCCCCGGGCGTGCTGCACGGCAACCGTACCTATCTGCTGCAGGACGCCAACGGCCAGATCATCGAGACGCACTCGGTGTCGGCAGGCCTGGACTACCCCGGCGTCGGCCCCGAGCACGCGTGGCTGAAGGACATGGGCCGCGCGCAGTACGTGCCGATCACCGACGAAGAGGCCCTCAAGGCGTTTCACGACTGCTGCCGCATCGAAGGCATCATCCCAGCGCTCGAATCGAGCCATGCGATCGCCTATGCGTGCAAGCTGGCGCCGACGCTGGGCCGCGACAAGCTGCTGCTCGTGAACCTGTCCGGGCGTGGCGACAAGGACATGCATACCGTGGCCGAACGCGCGGGGTTGAAGCTCTGA
- a CDS encoding phosphoribosylanthranilate isomerase, with amino-acid sequence MTATMALEPRTRIKICGLTREEDVRAAVDAGADAIGLVFYARSPRHVDVAHAAALAELVPPFVSVVGLFVNADAEEVAHVAERVPLTLLQFHGDETPQQCTEIARRCRLPFMRAARVRPGLDLVEFANQYRDASGLLLDAFVEGYGGGGHVFDWTLIPAQWLPPNPANPRANDAPRIVLSGGLNAQNVAGAIERVRPYAVDVSSGVEASKGVKDHARIAAFVRAVRQADAGRSAG; translated from the coding sequence ATGACAGCCACGATGGCGCTTGAGCCCCGCACGCGCATCAAGATCTGCGGCCTGACGCGCGAAGAGGACGTGCGCGCCGCCGTGGACGCCGGTGCCGATGCGATCGGTCTGGTCTTCTACGCCAGGAGCCCACGCCACGTGGATGTGGCCCACGCCGCGGCCCTGGCCGAACTGGTGCCGCCGTTCGTGTCCGTGGTTGGCCTGTTCGTCAATGCAGATGCCGAAGAGGTGGCCCATGTGGCCGAGCGTGTGCCGTTGACGTTGCTTCAGTTCCACGGCGACGAGACGCCCCAGCAGTGCACCGAGATCGCCCGGCGCTGCCGGCTGCCATTCATGCGTGCCGCACGTGTCCGCCCGGGGCTCGATTTGGTAGAATTCGCAAATCAATATCGTGACGCTTCCGGCCTGCTGCTCGATGCCTTCGTGGAAGGCTATGGCGGTGGCGGCCACGTTTTCGACTGGACCCTGATTCCTGCCCAATGGCTTCCGCCCAATCCTGCCAATCCCCGCGCAAACGACGCTCCTCGCATCGTTTTGAGTGGTGGATTGAACGCGCAAAACGTCGCTGGAGCGATTGAGCGCGTGCGGCCCTACGCTGTGGATGTCAGCAGCGGCGTGGAGGCCAGCAAGGGTGTGAAAGACCACGCCCGTATTGCCGCATTCGTGCGCGCCGTTCGACAGGCCGACGCAGGGCGATCCGCAGGATAA
- the truA gene encoding tRNA pseudouridine(38-40) synthase TruA, whose protein sequence is MNRIAIGLHYDGSAYSGWQSQPHRNTVQDHLEDAIERFAGVRLLTTVAGRTDAGVHALGQVIHLDTELDRDRFSWVRGVNAFLPPSIALQWAEPVDENFHARFLAYERMYYYALYTGPHRAPMIHGRAGYLMLPHGQRLDTEAMRRASACLLGEHDFSAFRAAECQAKSPVKTMYDVTIEADGNWVFLRFRASAFLHHMVRNLMGCLVAVGRGRYPAEWMAEVLEGRNRQKAAPTFMPDGLYLVDVKYPEPYQLPKADPAASFFHGVFVDDSHDGA, encoded by the coding sequence GTGAACCGCATCGCCATCGGCCTCCACTATGACGGCTCGGCCTACTCCGGCTGGCAGTCGCAGCCCCATCGCAATACCGTGCAGGACCACCTCGAGGACGCGATCGAGCGCTTCGCAGGCGTGCGACTGCTGACCACGGTAGCCGGGCGGACGGATGCAGGTGTGCACGCGCTGGGGCAGGTCATCCACCTCGACACCGAACTCGACCGCGACCGCTTTTCATGGGTTCGCGGCGTCAACGCCTTCCTGCCTCCGTCGATCGCGCTGCAGTGGGCGGAGCCCGTCGACGAGAACTTCCACGCGCGCTTCCTGGCCTACGAGCGCATGTATTACTACGCGCTGTACACGGGGCCGCATCGCGCACCGATGATTCACGGCCGTGCCGGTTACCTGATGCTGCCGCACGGGCAGCGGCTCGATACCGAGGCGATGCGCCGGGCGTCGGCATGTCTGCTCGGCGAACATGATTTCTCGGCGTTTCGCGCCGCCGAATGCCAGGCCAAGTCGCCCGTCAAGACGATGTACGACGTGACGATCGAGGCGGATGGCAACTGGGTGTTCCTGCGCTTCCGGGCCAGCGCCTTCCTGCACCACATGGTGCGTAACCTGATGGGCTGCCTCGTGGCGGTGGGGCGTGGCCGATATCCTGCCGAGTGGATGGCGGAAGTGCTGGAAGGGCGCAATCGCCAGAAGGCCGCGCCAACCTTCATGCCGGACGGGCTCTATCTGGTCGACGTGAAGTATCCTGAGCCATACCAGTTGCCCAAGGCGGACCCGGCCGCCAGCTTCTTCCACGGAGTATTTGTCGATGACAGCCACGATGGCGCTTGA
- a CDS encoding FimV/HubP family polar landmark protein, with amino-acid sequence MSVSLHRRKDAPNVRQRWSTLAVTALGLLLVQPAAYAAGFGQLRVQSNLGQPLQAEIDITGVSAEEAGSLTVKLAPSSAYARAGLTYLPAISSVKLDVQQRPNGSYVATVRSNQPLSEPFVDILVDMSWSSGKVTRAYTFLLDPAGAKPSNQTFSPTTVVQAATPDATPAPAPAPAPARSAPAPAPVAAAPEAARPAPAASTQPRAQQQPRPAAAPVANAGAAANGSYTVQRGDTLSSIAGDAVQTQDSVSLDQMLLALYRNNPNAFIGGNINRVKSGAVLKVPSAQQAQAVSPREARREVVARTQGFDSYRSRLAAAAAAKSVEPGSGREQSGNVTARVQDTTVPAAGPRDELKLSKADRGAQGKAQAQAEADVASQRKLKEAESRVADLEKNISDMQRLMELKNAEIAKLNQANQAAKAPAPAGKAAESAPAPAVVPAEPAKAAATTTAAAPSTATPEPAPAATAAASAPQAQAASASDAQAAAPATATAAASAPKAATAAAAASAPAAAKKPVALPKPEPLPQPSLLDGLLANPMLLPGAALMVVLLGGYAYYRRRQKQKSGENTGFGDSILSQESTVMAGGHSLFGTAGGQSVDTSQHSVFGADFRIGNNSPEATEVDPIAEAEVYIAYGRDVQAEEILREALQQNPERQAIRLKLMEIYSTRQDVEGFRVIAEEMFAQTGGHGADWLQAAEMGRKLDPSNALYLSVAPDTSVEADTTTPVADQWRTQDPAANLTQPPAMPDLALPLDAFPAPAAGEPIVAPESASLVFGNDLESEPVRLDDALDERHDAGVPALDTPTRSRPLEFDMSSLSLDLNPEKLEQDSAKPLSGMAQSLDESTVPLPAPTMLQGGKLVEPIDLSRVTSEGRHGDSNGMSASTLSVTTMDGSRDMQIKLDLARAYIEIGDKEGARELLQEVVDQSQDSLQEEARSLLREVA; translated from the coding sequence GTGAGTGTGAGCCTACATCGCCGGAAAGATGCGCCTAATGTCCGTCAGCGCTGGTCAACGCTGGCCGTCACGGCTCTCGGCCTGCTGCTTGTCCAGCCGGCCGCGTATGCCGCGGGGTTCGGGCAACTACGGGTACAGTCCAACCTGGGGCAGCCGCTCCAGGCCGAAATCGATATCACCGGTGTGTCGGCCGAGGAAGCGGGCAGTTTGACTGTCAAGCTTGCCCCGTCGTCCGCCTATGCGCGCGCAGGGCTGACGTACCTGCCAGCCATCTCGAGCGTCAAGCTCGATGTGCAGCAACGCCCGAACGGCAGCTATGTTGCGACCGTCCGCTCGAACCAGCCGCTCAGCGAGCCGTTCGTGGACATTCTGGTCGACATGAGCTGGTCCAGCGGCAAGGTCACGCGGGCGTACACGTTCCTGCTGGATCCGGCCGGTGCCAAGCCGTCCAACCAGACTTTTTCCCCGACCACGGTGGTGCAGGCGGCCACGCCCGATGCAACACCGGCTCCGGCTCCAGCGCCAGCTCCAGCCCGGTCGGCGCCCGCGCCGGCACCGGTGGCAGCCGCCCCCGAGGCCGCGCGTCCGGCTCCTGCGGCGTCGACTCAGCCTCGCGCCCAGCAACAGCCACGGCCCGCCGCGGCTCCGGTGGCGAACGCAGGTGCCGCCGCCAATGGTTCCTATACGGTGCAGCGTGGCGACACGCTCTCTTCCATCGCCGGCGATGCGGTCCAGACGCAGGATTCCGTGTCGCTCGACCAGATGCTGTTGGCGCTGTATCGCAACAATCCCAACGCATTCATCGGCGGCAATATCAACCGGGTCAAGTCGGGTGCAGTGCTGAAGGTGCCGAGCGCCCAGCAGGCACAGGCCGTCAGCCCGCGTGAGGCCCGCCGTGAAGTGGTCGCCCGCACGCAGGGTTTCGACAGCTATCGCAGCCGTCTGGCCGCTGCCGCCGCCGCCAAATCGGTGGAGCCCGGTTCAGGCCGCGAGCAGTCCGGCAATGTGACGGCGCGCGTGCAGGACACCACCGTGCCCGCAGCGGGCCCACGTGACGAACTGAAGCTCTCCAAGGCGGACCGTGGCGCGCAGGGCAAAGCCCAGGCGCAGGCCGAAGCCGACGTGGCCAGCCAGCGCAAGCTCAAGGAAGCCGAGTCGCGCGTGGCTGACCTGGAGAAGAACATCTCCGACATGCAGCGCCTGATGGAGCTGAAGAACGCGGAGATCGCGAAGCTGAATCAGGCCAATCAGGCAGCCAAGGCGCCTGCGCCGGCTGGCAAGGCGGCCGAATCGGCTCCCGCGCCGGCCGTGGTGCCGGCAGAGCCGGCCAAGGCGGCAGCCACGACGACCGCAGCGGCCCCGAGCACCGCCACGCCCGAGCCTGCTCCGGCAGCCACGGCAGCCGCATCGGCACCGCAAGCCCAGGCTGCATCGGCTTCGGATGCTCAGGCCGCTGCTCCCGCTACCGCCACTGCCGCGGCATCGGCTCCGAAGGCAGCAACTGCGGCCGCCGCAGCTTCGGCCCCGGCTGCCGCGAAGAAGCCCGTTGCCCTGCCCAAGCCCGAGCCGTTGCCGCAGCCTTCGCTGCTCGACGGTCTGCTGGCCAACCCGATGCTGCTGCCGGGTGCTGCACTGATGGTTGTGCTGCTGGGCGGATATGCGTACTATCGCCGCCGCCAGAAGCAGAAGTCTGGCGAGAACACTGGCTTTGGCGACAGTATCCTGTCGCAGGAAAGCACGGTGATGGCCGGTGGCCACTCGCTGTTCGGCACTGCCGGTGGACAGAGCGTCGATACGTCGCAGCACAGCGTGTTTGGCGCGGACTTCCGCATTGGCAACAACTCGCCCGAGGCGACGGAAGTCGATCCGATCGCCGAGGCCGAGGTTTACATCGCCTATGGGCGCGACGTGCAGGCGGAGGAAATCCTGCGCGAAGCGTTGCAGCAGAATCCGGAGCGCCAGGCCATTCGCCTGAAGCTCATGGAGATTTACAGCACTCGTCAGGATGTGGAAGGTTTCCGAGTGATCGCAGAAGAAATGTTCGCCCAGACGGGTGGGCACGGCGCGGACTGGCTACAGGCCGCCGAAATGGGCCGCAAGCTGGATCCGAGCAACGCGTTGTACCTGTCCGTCGCGCCGGATACGTCGGTCGAGGCGGATACGACCACCCCGGTGGCCGATCAATGGCGCACGCAGGATCCCGCCGCGAACTTGACGCAACCGCCGGCCATGCCGGACTTGGCCTTGCCGCTCGATGCCTTCCCGGCACCGGCGGCGGGGGAGCCCATCGTGGCGCCCGAATCCGCTTCGCTGGTATTCGGTAACGATCTCGAGTCGGAGCCTGTGCGTCTCGACGACGCACTCGACGAACGTCACGATGCTGGCGTGCCGGCGCTCGATACGCCGACCCGTTCGCGTCCGCTTGAGTTCGATATGTCGAGCCTGTCGCTGGACCTGAATCCGGAAAAGCTGGAGCAGGACTCCGCCAAGCCGCTGTCCGGTATGGCGCAGTCACTGGACGAATCCACGGTGCCACTGCCCGCGCCGACGATGCTCCAGGGCGGCAAGCTCGTCGAGCCGATCGATCTGTCGCGCGTGACGTCGGAGGGGAGGCACGGCGATTCGAATGGCATGTCCGCCAGCACGTTGTCGGTCACCACGATGGATGGCAGCCGCGATATGCAGATCAAGCTCGATCTGGCGCGCGCCTATATCGAGATCGGCGACAAGGAAGGTGCCCGCGAACTGCTGCAGGAGGTGGTCGATCAATCGCAAGATTCCCTGCAGGAGGAAGCCCGCTCGTTGCTGCGCGAGGTGGCCTGA
- the asd gene encoding aspartate-semialdehyde dehydrogenase produces the protein MIVGLVGWRGMVGSVLMQRMQEEGDFDHFEPIFFSTSNAGGKAPAMAKNETTLKDANDIEALKKCDVVLTAQGGDYTNDVFPRLRAAGWNGYWIDAASSLRMKDDAIIVLDPVNMGVIKDALKKGVKNFIGGNCTVSCMLMGLGGLFEHDLVEWMTSMTYQAASGGGAQHMRELLTQFGTLNAAVKPLLDNPASAILEIDRQILSTQHGLSADETKQFGVPLAGNLIPWIDKDLGNGVSREEWKGGAETNKILGRGEGFLGATGASPIAVDGLCVRIGAMRCHSQALTIKLRKDVPLDEIEGMLAANNQWAKVVPNTREASMKDLTPAAVTGTLTIPVGRLRKMQMGGEYLSAFTVGDQLLWGAAEPLRRMLRILIEG, from the coding sequence ATGATTGTAGGTCTCGTCGGTTGGCGAGGAATGGTCGGCAGCGTCCTGATGCAGCGCATGCAGGAAGAAGGTGATTTCGACCACTTCGAACCCATTTTCTTCAGCACGTCCAACGCGGGTGGCAAGGCTCCGGCCATGGCCAAGAATGAAACCACGCTGAAGGACGCGAATGACATCGAAGCGCTGAAGAAGTGCGACGTGGTGCTCACCGCCCAGGGCGGCGACTACACCAACGACGTCTTCCCGCGACTGCGCGCAGCCGGCTGGAATGGCTACTGGATCGACGCCGCATCGTCGCTTCGCATGAAGGACGACGCGATCATCGTGCTCGATCCGGTGAACATGGGTGTGATCAAGGACGCGCTGAAGAAGGGCGTCAAGAATTTCATCGGTGGCAATTGCACCGTGAGTTGCATGCTGATGGGTCTGGGTGGCCTGTTCGAGCATGACTTGGTCGAGTGGATGACCTCGATGACGTACCAGGCCGCTTCGGGCGGTGGCGCCCAGCATATGCGCGAGCTGCTGACCCAGTTCGGCACGCTGAACGCCGCGGTCAAGCCGCTGCTGGACAACCCGGCCTCGGCCATCCTGGAGATCGACCGTCAGATCCTGTCGACCCAGCACGGCCTGTCTGCCGACGAAACCAAGCAGTTCGGCGTGCCGCTGGCCGGGAACCTGATCCCCTGGATCGACAAGGACCTCGGTAACGGCGTGTCGCGCGAGGAATGGAAGGGCGGCGCCGAGACCAACAAGATTCTGGGTCGTGGCGAAGGCTTCCTGGGCGCCACCGGCGCCAGCCCGATCGCCGTGGATGGCCTGTGCGTGCGGATCGGCGCGATGCGCTGCCACTCGCAGGCACTGACGATCAAGCTCCGCAAGGACGTGCCGCTGGACGAGATCGAAGGCATGCTGGCCGCCAACAACCAATGGGCCAAGGTGGTGCCGAATACGCGTGAGGCCAGCATGAAGGACCTGACGCCGGCCGCCGTGACCGGCACGCTGACGATTCCGGTCGGTCGCCTGCGCAAGATGCAGATGGGCGGCGAATACCTCTCGGCGTTCACCGTTGGCGACCAGTTGCTCTGGGGCGCCGCCGAGCCGCTGCGTCGTATGCTGCGCATTCTGATCGAGGGTTGA
- the leuB gene encoding 3-isopropylmalate dehydrogenase has translation MKIAVLPGDGIGPEIVAEAVKVLNALDEKFEMETAPVGGAGYEAEGHPLPDNTLKLAKEADAILFGAVGDWKYDSLDRPLRPEQAILGLRKHLQLFANFRPAICYPELTGASSLKPELVAGLDILIVRELNGDIYFGQPRGVREAPDGLFKGAREGFDTMRYSEPEVRRIAHVAFQAAAKRGKKLCSVDKANVLETFQFWKDIVIDVSKEYPDVELSHMYVDNAAMQLVKAPKSFDVIVTGNMFGDILSDEAAMLTGSIGMLPSASLDANNKGLYEPSHGSAPDIAGKGVANPLATILSAAMMLRYSLNRAEQADRIENAVKKVLAQGYRTADIVTPGCKQVGTREMGEAVLAAL, from the coding sequence ATGAAGATTGCAGTTCTGCCGGGCGATGGCATCGGCCCCGAGATCGTTGCTGAAGCCGTCAAGGTGCTCAACGCACTGGACGAGAAATTCGAGATGGAAACCGCGCCGGTCGGCGGCGCTGGCTACGAGGCCGAAGGCCATCCGCTGCCAGACAACACGCTGAAGCTGGCCAAGGAAGCCGACGCCATCCTGTTTGGCGCCGTGGGCGACTGGAAGTACGACAGCCTGGATCGCCCGCTGCGTCCCGAGCAGGCCATTCTCGGCCTGCGCAAGCATCTGCAGCTGTTCGCCAACTTCCGTCCGGCTATTTGCTACCCGGAATTGACCGGCGCATCGAGCCTGAAGCCCGAACTGGTGGCTGGCCTGGATATCCTGATCGTGCGCGAGCTGAACGGCGACATCTACTTCGGCCAGCCGCGCGGCGTGCGCGAGGCGCCGGATGGCCTGTTCAAGGGTGCCCGCGAAGGCTTCGACACGATGCGCTACAGCGAGCCGGAAGTCCGCCGCATCGCGCATGTGGCGTTCCAGGCCGCTGCAAAGCGCGGCAAGAAGCTGTGCAGCGTCGATAAGGCCAACGTGCTCGAGACTTTCCAGTTCTGGAAAGACATCGTGATCGACGTCAGCAAGGAGTACCCGGACGTCGAGCTGTCGCACATGTACGTGGACAACGCCGCGATGCAGCTGGTCAAGGCGCCGAAGAGCTTCGACGTGATCGTCACCGGCAACATGTTCGGTGACATCCTGTCCGACGAGGCTGCGATGCTGACCGGTTCGATCGGCATGCTGCCGTCGGCGTCGCTCGATGCCAACAACAAGGGTCTGTATGAGCCGTCGCACGGCTCGGCGCCTGACATCGCCGGCAAGGGCGTGGCGAATCCGCTGGCCACGATCCTCTCCGCCGCGATGATGCTGCGCTATTCGCTGAACCGCGCCGAACAGGCTGACCGCATCGAGAACGCTGTCAAGAAGGTGCTGGCCCAAGGCTATCGCACGGCTGACATCGTGACGCCGGGCTGCAAGCAGGTTGGCACGCGCGAGATGGGCGAGGCGGTGCTGGCGGCACTGTAA